Proteins encoded by one window of Hyphomicrobium nitrativorans NL23:
- a CDS encoding UDP-N-acetylmuramoylalanyl-D-glutamyl-2,6-diaminopimelate--D-alanyl-D-alanine ligase, translating into MTLQDTLWTFDDLVGAAGGRADNASGAPVTGLSIDTRTLAPGDLFVALKDQRDGHEFVSAAFAAGAAAALVSTSYEAKPGDGPLIRVPDVQAALENIGRAARARLSPDARVIAVTGSAGKTGTKDMLRAALSRVGATHGADKSFNNHWGVPLTLARMPAARRFGVFEIGMNHAGEIGPLSRMVRPHIAIVTTVDAVHLAQFPNVEAIAEAKAEIFQGLEPGGTAILNRDNVHFETLRRHAEEVGARVVSFGQSARADVRSKVLEIAADGTAMQIDIGGREIHCRVGVPGIHIAMNALAVAAAIDAAGADVETALAALPTVPPPPGRGVRTELPLGDGHILLIDESYNANPASMRAAFAVLGTVPRAAYKRRIAVLGDMLELGAEEQSHHLALKEAVDAAGTDLVFASGPNMEHLFRALPPERQGAWGLRSGEIEDALVARLAPGDVVMVKGSNGSRMGPLADALRKRLAAG; encoded by the coding sequence GTGACCCTTCAAGACACGCTGTGGACATTCGACGATCTCGTGGGCGCGGCTGGCGGCCGGGCGGATAACGCGTCAGGCGCCCCCGTGACGGGCCTCTCGATCGATACGCGCACGCTCGCGCCCGGAGATCTTTTCGTTGCCCTCAAGGATCAGCGTGACGGCCACGAGTTCGTGAGCGCGGCATTTGCGGCAGGTGCAGCGGCGGCGCTCGTCTCCACGTCTTACGAAGCTAAGCCCGGCGACGGTCCGCTGATCCGCGTGCCGGATGTGCAGGCGGCGCTTGAAAACATAGGCCGCGCCGCCCGCGCGCGGTTGTCGCCCGATGCGCGCGTGATCGCGGTCACCGGCAGTGCGGGAAAGACGGGTACGAAAGACATGCTGCGCGCCGCGCTGTCTCGCGTTGGGGCGACGCACGGTGCAGACAAGTCGTTCAACAACCACTGGGGCGTGCCGCTCACCTTGGCGCGCATGCCCGCAGCAAGGCGTTTCGGCGTGTTCGAGATCGGCATGAATCACGCGGGCGAGATCGGGCCTCTGTCGCGCATGGTCCGCCCGCACATCGCCATCGTCACCACCGTCGATGCCGTCCACCTCGCGCAGTTCCCGAACGTCGAGGCCATCGCGGAAGCCAAGGCCGAGATCTTCCAAGGGCTGGAACCCGGCGGCACGGCGATCCTCAACCGCGACAACGTGCATTTCGAAACGCTCCGCCGCCATGCCGAAGAGGTCGGCGCGCGCGTGGTCTCGTTCGGTCAAAGCGCGCGCGCGGACGTGCGCTCCAAGGTGCTCGAAATCGCAGCCGACGGCACGGCGATGCAAATCGACATCGGCGGGCGCGAGATCCATTGCCGGGTGGGCGTGCCGGGCATTCACATCGCGATGAACGCGCTCGCAGTCGCCGCCGCCATCGATGCGGCTGGAGCCGATGTCGAGACGGCGCTCGCGGCCCTCCCAACCGTTCCGCCGCCGCCGGGCCGCGGTGTGCGCACGGAGTTGCCGCTCGGGGATGGCCATATCCTACTGATCGACGAGAGCTACAACGCGAACCCCGCGTCCATGCGTGCGGCGTTCGCGGTCCTGGGCACGGTGCCGCGGGCAGCCTACAAGCGGCGCATCGCCGTGCTCGGCGATATGCTGGAGCTGGGTGCCGAGGAACAATCGCACCACCTGGCGTTGAAGGAAGCGGTTGACGCCGCAGGCACGGATCTGGTCTTTGCGAGTGGTCCGAACATGGAGCATCTTTTCCGCGCGCTGCCGCCGGAGCGCCAGGGGGCATGGGGCTTGCGGTCCGGCGAGATCGAGGACGCGCTCGTCGCGCGGCTCGCACCGGGCGATGTGGTAATGGTCAAGGGGTCGAACGGCAGCCGCATGGGGCCGCTCGCAGACGCACTGAGGAAAAGGCTCGCCGCAGGCTGA
- a CDS encoding UDP-N-acetylmuramoyl-L-alanyl-D-glutamate--2,6-diaminopimelate ligase, with product MLLSTLIPHDEVAEVPAGAFSIAVTSLTADSRRVEPGALFAALSGAKADGTAFIADAVEKGAVAILTSETADVPDGLSVPVLRARDPRRALALIAARFFERQPETIVAVTGTSGKTSVAEFTRQLFAAAGRRAASLGTIGVVKPDGATYGSLTTPDPVTLHATLAALAGEGITHLAFEASSHGLDQYRLDGVRVSAAAFTNLGRDHLDYHPTTEAYLAAKLRLFEELLPLGAPAVVNVDAAGAETVIQAARLRGHRIVSVGTAGETLRLAALDRDGFAQVMTLVYDGRTYEARLPLIGTYQVANALVALGLVLAMGEDPAVVVPALAGLKGVRGRLDIVGEKNGALAVVDYAHKPEALEAALAGLRPFATGRLICVFGCGGDRDRGKRPIMGAIATSNADIVIVTDDNPRTEDPAAIRAEILAAAPGAREIGDRAEAIRAAVALLQPGDVLVVAGKGHETGQIVGQTVIPFSDHDCLGQALQAS from the coding sequence ATGCTTCTTTCCACGCTCATTCCCCACGATGAGGTTGCCGAGGTGCCAGCCGGCGCCTTCAGCATCGCCGTCACCAGTCTGACGGCGGACAGCCGCCGCGTGGAGCCGGGAGCGCTGTTTGCGGCCCTCTCCGGCGCCAAGGCAGATGGCACCGCGTTCATCGCGGACGCGGTGGAAAAGGGCGCCGTTGCCATCCTGACGAGCGAAACCGCCGACGTGCCGGATGGGCTCTCCGTACCCGTCCTTCGCGCGCGCGACCCGCGCCGGGCGCTTGCGCTCATCGCGGCGCGCTTCTTCGAACGCCAGCCCGAAACCATCGTTGCCGTAACGGGCACGAGCGGAAAGACATCGGTTGCGGAATTCACGCGCCAGCTCTTCGCGGCGGCAGGCCGGCGTGCGGCGTCGCTCGGCACCATCGGTGTGGTGAAGCCGGACGGCGCAACCTATGGCTCGCTCACCACACCCGATCCGGTGACGCTCCACGCAACGCTTGCTGCGCTTGCGGGCGAAGGCATTACGCATCTTGCGTTCGAGGCCTCGTCCCACGGTCTCGATCAATATCGTCTCGATGGCGTGCGCGTGAGCGCGGCAGCGTTTACGAACCTCGGGCGCGATCATCTCGATTATCATCCCACGACCGAAGCCTATCTCGCCGCCAAGCTCCGCTTGTTCGAAGAGCTTCTGCCGCTCGGCGCGCCAGCCGTCGTCAATGTCGATGCGGCCGGGGCGGAGACGGTGATCCAGGCCGCGCGCCTGCGCGGGCATCGCATCGTCAGCGTCGGAACGGCAGGCGAAACGTTGCGCCTTGCAGCCCTCGATCGCGATGGCTTCGCGCAGGTCATGACGCTCGTCTATGATGGCCGCACGTACGAAGCCCGCCTGCCGTTGATCGGCACCTATCAGGTCGCGAACGCGCTGGTCGCGCTCGGCCTCGTTCTCGCGATGGGCGAAGACCCCGCCGTCGTCGTTCCCGCGCTTGCCGGGCTGAAAGGCGTGCGCGGACGCCTCGACATCGTCGGCGAGAAGAACGGCGCGCTCGCCGTCGTCGACTACGCCCACAAGCCCGAAGCCCTCGAAGCGGCGCTCGCGGGGCTCAGGCCGTTCGCGACCGGCCGCCTCATCTGCGTCTTCGGCTGCGGCGGCGACCGCGACCGTGGCAAGCGGCCGATCATGGGCGCCATCGCCACTTCGAACGCCGACATCGTCATCGTGACCGACGACAATCCGCGCACCGAGGATCCGGCCGCCATCCGCGCCGAAATCCTGGCCGCCGCGCCCGGCGCGCGAGAGATTGGGGACCGCGCCGAGGCGATCCGCGCGGCCGTGGCGCTCCTGCAACCTGGAGACGTGCTTGTGGTCGCCGGCAAGGGCCACGAAACCGGCCAGATCGTGGGCCAGACGGTCATTCCCTTCTCGGATCATGACTGTCTCGGCCAAGCGTTACAGGCGTCCTGA
- the mraY gene encoding phospho-N-acetylmuramoyl-pentapeptide-transferase: MLYELVSFSDQINILNVFRYITFRTGGAIFTALLFVLLFGPGIIALLRLKQGKGQPIREDGPQSHFSKKGTPTMGGLMILAGVTVATLLWADLSNAYVWIVLFVALAYGGIGFYDDYLKVTKQQSSGFGGRARLGLEFLVAAVAVYFLVQLSTPDLAGKLALPFFKTVLIDLGLFFVVFGMFIIVGAGNAVNLTDGLDGLAIVPVMIAAATFGLIAYLIGNVRFASYLQIHHVAGTGELAVICGALIGAGLGFLWFNAPPAMIFMGDTGSLALGGALGAIAVATKHEIVLAIVGGLFVLETLSVIIQVASFKMTGRRVFRMAPLHHHFEQKGWHESTVVVRFWIISVILALIGLATLKLR, translated from the coding sequence ATGCTCTACGAGCTGGTGAGCTTCAGCGATCAGATCAACATTCTGAACGTATTTCGCTACATCACCTTCCGCACTGGCGGCGCGATCTTCACCGCGCTCCTGTTCGTACTTCTGTTCGGGCCTGGCATCATCGCGCTGCTCAGGCTGAAGCAGGGCAAGGGCCAGCCCATCCGCGAGGACGGCCCCCAATCGCATTTCTCCAAGAAGGGCACGCCCACCATGGGCGGCCTCATGATTCTCGCTGGCGTGACGGTGGCGACGCTGCTCTGGGCGGATCTTTCGAACGCCTACGTCTGGATCGTGCTCTTCGTTGCGCTCGCCTATGGCGGCATCGGTTTCTACGACGACTATCTGAAGGTGACGAAGCAGCAGTCGAGCGGGTTCGGCGGCCGCGCGCGCCTCGGCCTGGAATTTCTGGTGGCGGCTGTCGCCGTCTACTTCCTCGTGCAGCTTTCGACGCCCGATCTCGCGGGCAAGCTGGCGCTGCCGTTCTTCAAGACGGTGCTGATCGATCTCGGCCTGTTCTTCGTCGTGTTTGGCATGTTCATCATTGTCGGTGCGGGCAATGCGGTGAACTTGACGGACGGCCTCGACGGCCTCGCCATCGTGCCGGTCATGATCGCGGCGGCCACCTTCGGCCTCATCGCCTATCTGATCGGCAACGTAAGGTTCGCGAGCTACCTGCAGATTCACCACGTCGCCGGAACTGGCGAACTCGCCGTCATCTGCGGCGCGCTGATCGGCGCGGGCCTGGGCTTCCTCTGGTTCAACGCGCCGCCCGCCATGATCTTCATGGGCGATACGGGCTCGCTCGCGCTTGGCGGCGCGCTCGGCGCAATCGCGGTGGCAACCAAGCACGAGATCGTGCTCGCCATCGTCGGTGGCCTGTTCGTGCTGGAAACGCTGTCGGTGATCATCCAGGTCGCGTCCTTCAAAATGACGGGACGGCGCGTATTCCGAATGGCGCCGCTCCATCACCACTTTGAGCAAAAGGGATGGCACGAAAGCACGGTCGTCGTGCGTTTCTGGATCATCTCGGTCATCCTCGCGCTGATCGGGCTTGCCACGCTGAAGCTCAGGTAA
- the murD gene encoding UDP-N-acetylmuramoyl-L-alanine--D-glutamate ligase, whose protein sequence is MIRVSTFNDRTVAVFGLGASGLATVRALVDGGARVAAWDDSEQGREAAAQAGVPLVDLSTADWSEFAALVLAPGVPLTHPEPHWTVKAANAAGVDVIGDVELFFRERAAVCPAAPVIAITGTNGKSTTSALIAHVLRELGADVQLGGNIGRALLTLEPFSDKRVYVLELSSFQIDLAPSVRPTVAVLLNVSPDHIDRHGTVEHYADVKRRLVDAAETTAVIGIDDPWSADIARTLEARGGRVRRISVGERVGDGISASDGKLYENAPDEKEKPVADLDGIATLRGRHNWQNAAAAVAAVSALPKSVRGKGNIAAALRTFPGLAHRLEVVRRIGVVDFINDSKATNADSTEKALASFTGDIYWIAGGRPKSGGIKSLGYYFPRVTRAYLIGESMHEFGNTLIGKVDFERCGTLDVAVRRAAADAMAAGREGSVVLLSPACASFDQFRNFEVRGDAFKALVAELASEGAAS, encoded by the coding sequence ATGATTCGCGTCTCGACGTTCAACGATCGGACCGTTGCGGTCTTCGGCCTCGGGGCTTCGGGCCTTGCGACCGTGCGCGCCCTCGTGGACGGCGGCGCGCGCGTCGCGGCGTGGGACGATAGCGAGCAGGGCCGAGAGGCTGCAGCACAGGCGGGCGTGCCGCTGGTCGACCTCTCGACCGCCGATTGGTCGGAGTTCGCAGCTCTCGTGCTCGCGCCGGGCGTGCCGCTCACGCATCCCGAGCCGCATTGGACGGTCAAGGCCGCAAATGCTGCGGGCGTTGACGTCATTGGCGACGTCGAGCTGTTCTTCCGCGAGCGCGCCGCCGTGTGCCCGGCCGCACCCGTCATCGCCATCACCGGCACGAACGGAAAATCGACGACATCGGCGTTGATCGCGCACGTGCTGCGCGAACTCGGCGCCGACGTCCAGCTTGGCGGAAACATCGGCCGCGCGCTCCTGACGCTCGAACCGTTTTCCGACAAGCGCGTCTACGTGCTCGAACTGTCGTCCTTCCAGATCGATCTCGCACCCAGCGTCCGTCCCACTGTCGCCGTCCTGCTCAACGTCTCGCCCGATCATATCGATCGCCACGGCACGGTGGAGCACTACGCGGACGTCAAACGCCGACTCGTTGACGCAGCCGAGACGACCGCGGTCATCGGCATCGACGATCCCTGGTCCGCAGACATCGCCCGCACGCTGGAAGCCCGCGGCGGAAGAGTGCGGCGCATCTCGGTTGGCGAGCGTGTCGGAGACGGCATCTCGGCGTCGGACGGCAAGCTCTACGAGAATGCGCCGGACGAGAAGGAAAAGCCGGTTGCTGACCTCGACGGCATCGCGACGCTCCGCGGCCGTCACAACTGGCAGAACGCCGCCGCCGCCGTCGCGGCCGTAAGCGCGCTGCCGAAATCCGTGCGCGGCAAAGGCAACATCGCGGCCGCGCTTCGCACGTTTCCCGGGCTCGCCCATCGCCTGGAAGTCGTCCGTCGCATCGGCGTGGTGGACTTCATCAACGACAGCAAGGCGACCAACGCCGACAGCACCGAAAAGGCGCTCGCGAGCTTCACGGGCGACATCTACTGGATCGCCGGCGGCCGGCCGAAGTCTGGCGGTATCAAATCGCTCGGCTACTATTTCCCGCGTGTCACCCGCGCCTATCTCATCGGCGAGTCCATGCACGAGTTCGGAAACACGCTCATAGGCAAGGTGGACTTCGAGCGCTGCGGCACGCTCGACGTTGCCGTGCGCCGGGCCGCGGCCGACGCGATGGCAGCGGGCCGCGAGGGCAGCGTCGTCCTGCTGTCGCCTGCGTGTGCCTCCTTCGACCAGTTCCGTAATTTCGAAGTGCGTGGAGACGCCTTCAAGGCGCTCGTCGCCGAACTCGCGTCGGAAGGCGCGGCGTCATGA